From Streptomyces asiaticus, one genomic window encodes:
- the glgX gene encoding glycogen debranching protein GlgX — translation MQVWPGQAYPLGATYDGAGTNFAVFSEAAVRIELCLLHDDGSETAVELRESDAFVRHAYLPGIMPGQRYGFRAHGPYEPELGHRCNSAKLLLDPYAKAVSGRVEWGEEVYGYHFGQPDKRNDLDSAPHTMASVVVNPYFDWGDDRPPRTDYHRMVIYEAHVKGLTMRHPRLPEELRGTYAALAHPAIIEHLTELGVTTLELMPVHQFVHDHRLVDAGLANYWGYNTIGFFAPHNAYASWGDRGQQVLEFKSAVRALHQAGIEVILDVVYNHTAEGNHLGPTLSFRGLDNASYYRLTDDRRYYMDTTGTGNSLLMRSPHVLQLIMDSLRYWVTEMHVDGFRFDLAATLARQFHEVDRLSSFFDLVQQDPVVSQVKLIAEPWDVGEGGYQVGNFPPLWTEWNGKFRDTVRDLWRGEPRTLAEFASRLTGSSDLYQGDGRRPLASVNFVTCHDGFTLRDLVSYDEKHNEANGESNQDGESYNRSWNCGVEGETDDPAVRTLRERQMRNFIATLMLSQGVPMLSHGDEFGRTQGGNNNAYCQDNEVSWVRWPDHTKGQDGEWEDRSALELLRFARSLVWLRRDHPVFRRRRFFHGRPVEGTHDELSDIAWFTHEGEEMTPRDWQAAHAKSLTVFLNGSAISEPGARGERITDDSFLLLFNAHHEPLDFVVPIDHGKQWQLIVDTAVPEGVEPGSGSKVAAGDRLTLVDRSLMVLQRPA, via the coding sequence ATGCAGGTCTGGCCGGGACAGGCTTATCCCCTTGGCGCCACCTACGACGGCGCCGGAACCAACTTCGCGGTGTTCTCCGAGGCCGCCGTCCGCATCGAGCTGTGCCTCCTGCACGACGACGGCTCGGAGACGGCGGTCGAGCTGCGGGAGTCCGACGCGTTCGTGCGCCACGCCTATCTGCCGGGGATCATGCCGGGGCAGCGCTACGGCTTCCGGGCCCATGGCCCGTACGAACCGGAGCTCGGCCACCGCTGCAATTCCGCCAAGCTGTTGCTGGATCCGTACGCCAAGGCGGTCAGCGGGCGGGTCGAGTGGGGCGAGGAGGTCTACGGCTACCACTTCGGGCAGCCCGACAAGCGCAATGACCTCGACTCCGCCCCGCACACCATGGCGTCGGTGGTGGTCAATCCGTACTTCGACTGGGGTGACGACCGCCCGCCGCGCACCGACTACCACCGCATGGTCATCTACGAGGCGCATGTCAAGGGGCTGACCATGCGCCACCCCCGGCTGCCGGAGGAGCTGCGCGGGACCTACGCGGCGCTCGCCCATCCGGCGATCATCGAACACCTGACCGAATTGGGCGTCACCACGCTGGAACTGATGCCCGTGCACCAGTTCGTCCACGACCACCGGCTGGTCGACGCGGGGCTGGCCAACTACTGGGGCTACAACACCATCGGCTTCTTCGCCCCGCACAACGCCTACGCCTCCTGGGGCGACCGGGGCCAGCAGGTGCTGGAGTTCAAATCGGCGGTACGGGCGCTGCACCAGGCGGGCATCGAGGTCATCCTGGACGTGGTCTACAACCACACGGCCGAGGGCAACCACCTGGGCCCCACGCTCTCCTTCCGGGGCCTGGACAACGCCTCGTACTACCGGCTGACCGACGACCGCCGGTACTACATGGACACCACCGGCACCGGGAACTCCCTGCTGATGCGGTCCCCGCATGTGCTCCAGCTGATCATGGACTCGCTGCGCTACTGGGTGACCGAGATGCATGTGGACGGCTTCCGCTTCGATCTGGCGGCGACGCTGGCCCGGCAGTTCCACGAGGTGGACCGGCTGTCGTCATTCTTCGACCTGGTCCAGCAGGATCCGGTGGTGAGCCAGGTGAAGCTGATCGCCGAGCCCTGGGACGTCGGCGAGGGCGGCTATCAGGTCGGCAACTTCCCGCCCCTGTGGACCGAGTGGAACGGCAAGTTCCGGGACACCGTGCGAGATCTGTGGCGCGGTGAGCCGAGGACGCTGGCCGAGTTCGCCTCCCGGCTCACCGGCTCCTCCGACCTCTACCAGGGCGACGGGCGGCGCCCGCTGGCCTCGGTCAACTTCGTCACCTGCCATGACGGCTTCACCCTGCGCGACCTGGTGAGCTACGACGAGAAGCACAACGAGGCCAACGGCGAGTCCAACCAGGACGGCGAGAGCTACAACCGGTCCTGGAACTGCGGCGTCGAGGGCGAGACCGACGATCCGGCGGTGCGGACGCTGCGCGAGCGCCAGATGCGCAACTTCATCGCCACCCTGATGCTCTCCCAGGGCGTGCCGATGCTCAGCCACGGCGATGAGTTCGGGCGCACCCAGGGCGGCAACAACAACGCGTATTGCCAGGACAACGAGGTCTCCTGGGTGCGCTGGCCGGATCACACCAAGGGGCAGGACGGCGAATGGGAGGACCGCTCGGCGCTGGAGCTGCTGCGCTTCGCCCGCTCGCTGGTGTGGCTGCGCCGCGACCACCCCGTCTTCCGGCGCCGCCGCTTCTTCCACGGGCGGCCCGTGGAGGGCACCCATGACGAGCTGTCGGACATCGCCTGGTTCACCCATGAGGGAGAGGAGATGACCCCGCGCGACTGGCAGGCGGCGCACGCCAAGTCCCTCACGGTCTTCCTCAACGGCAGCGCGATCTCCGAACCGGGGGCGCGCGGCGAGCGGATCACCGATGACTCGTTCCTGCTGCTCTTCAACGCCCACCACGAGCCGCTGGACTTCGTCGTACCCATCGACCACGGCAAGCAGTGGCAGCTCATCGTGGACACGGCGGTGCCGGAGGGCGTGGAGCCGGGCAGCGGCTCGAAGGTCGCCGCGGGCGACCGGCTGACCCTGGTGGACCGCAGCCTGATGGTGCTGCAGCGGCCGGCCTAG
- a CDS encoding DUF6879 family protein — translation MSQTVPPFAELLARCHHSAIHLETRDTYGVSNEDEDFAAWRADHRHSPENRDEWWNDFHSTIAEAVGRGVVEELAPSFMSEFDRELERQAAWSAAAEDRLFWGGDVVGGWYLRGARFASVQVVACSPNRIRPTIPCPMR, via the coding sequence ATGTCGCAGACGGTCCCGCCATTCGCTGAGCTGCTCGCCCGCTGCCATCACAGCGCCATCCACCTGGAGACCCGGGACACATACGGCGTTTCCAACGAGGACGAGGACTTCGCCGCATGGCGGGCCGACCACCGGCACAGCCCGGAGAACCGGGATGAATGGTGGAACGACTTCCACTCGACCATCGCCGAGGCGGTGGGACGCGGGGTGGTGGAAGAGTTAGCCCCTTCGTTCATGTCGGAGTTCGACAGGGAACTCGAACGTCAGGCAGCGTGGTCCGCGGCAGCGGAAGACCGCCTTTTCTGGGGTGGGGATGTCGTAGGCGGCTGGTACCTGCGCGGTGCTCGATTCGCCTCGGTCCAGGTCGTCGCATGCAGTCCGAACCGCATCCGCCCGACGATCCCGTGCCCGATGCGTTGA
- the treY gene encoding malto-oligosyltrehalose synthase, with product MTADPGTPTATYRLQLQPAFPFAAAERAVPYLASLGVSHLHLSPVLEAVPGSTHGYDVVDHSAVRAELGGEEGLRALARTARAHGLGLIVDIVPNHMAAPAPERLNAPLWEVLREGPESPYARWFDIDWRAHGGKVLLPVLGGPLGEEWDRLRVEDGALRYYDHAFPLRPGTEGLPLAELLDAQWYRLGWWRLARTELNYRRFFTISELIAVRVEDPEVFAATHATLLELVRDGVVDGLRIDHPDGLADPEGYLRRLDRAVRAAAGDGVRGPGGEGEDGGGGRRAAPDVGGGRSTASEGGGARWTVVEKILARDERLPAAWPVAGTTGYDALHHIDGLFVDPDGLEKLTALYRAFAAPPADLGGDWAATVRRAAHEVVTHELAAEVERLTRTASRICAADPRLRDHAPWALRTAIRELLVRLPVYRPYASVGGPPATDADAVMLRSAAADAREAFTVAQEAQVVRVVRDAALGGLGDGPDHRDFCARFAQTAAALRAKSVEDTAFYRYAPLLSAAEVGGDPGRPAVAPEEFHAFAARRLRDWPATGTVLSTHDTKRSADARARLAALTEGPGWWGRTVEELTRSATAPAPDPHLAWTAWQTALALGHGGPGGHGDAERLVPAVLKAVREAGLRTTWTEQNAAYEEEVTAFLEAGPCAADPSVWAAIDAELDGPARANALGAALLHLTMPGVPDLYMGTERVYTALVDPDNRRPPELGGEPADGPSAEKLLLTRAALNLRREHPGWFGPGSAYTPLLASGPSAEHCVAFLRTDGTDSTDDGAVTVVTRLSRRLAEAGGWGATRLPLPPGPWQDLLTGRTAEGPATLDELLSRLPVALLVRI from the coding sequence ATGACGGCTGACCCCGGCACACCCACCGCCACCTATCGCCTCCAGCTCCAGCCCGCCTTCCCCTTCGCGGCGGCGGAGCGAGCGGTGCCGTATCTGGCCTCGCTCGGCGTCTCCCATCTGCATCTGTCCCCCGTGCTGGAGGCGGTGCCCGGCTCCACTCACGGCTATGACGTGGTGGACCACTCCGCCGTCCGGGCCGAGCTGGGCGGCGAGGAGGGGCTGCGCGCGCTCGCCCGTACGGCGCGGGCGCACGGCCTCGGGCTGATCGTCGACATCGTGCCGAACCATATGGCCGCCCCCGCCCCCGAGCGGCTCAACGCCCCGCTGTGGGAGGTGCTGCGGGAGGGGCCGGAGTCGCCGTACGCGCGGTGGTTCGACATCGACTGGCGAGCCCACGGCGGCAAGGTGCTGCTGCCGGTGCTCGGCGGCCCGCTCGGCGAGGAGTGGGACCGGCTGCGGGTCGAGGACGGGGCGCTGCGCTACTACGACCACGCCTTCCCGCTGCGACCCGGCACCGAGGGGCTGCCGCTCGCCGAGCTGCTGGACGCCCAGTGGTATCGGCTCGGCTGGTGGCGGCTGGCCCGCACCGAGCTCAACTACCGGCGGTTCTTCACCATTTCCGAGCTGATCGCGGTGCGGGTGGAGGACCCGGAGGTGTTCGCCGCGACCCATGCCACGCTGCTGGAGCTGGTGCGGGACGGGGTCGTGGACGGGCTGCGGATCGACCACCCGGACGGGCTCGCCGACCCGGAGGGGTATCTGCGGCGGCTGGACCGTGCGGTGCGGGCGGCGGCGGGAGACGGGGTGCGCGGTCCGGGCGGGGAAGGCGAGGACGGCGGGGGCGGGCGGCGGGCCGCGCCGGACGTCGGGGGCGGCCGGTCGACCGCGTCGGAAGGCGGTGGCGCCCGCTGGACCGTCGTGGAGAAGATCCTCGCCCGGGACGAGCGGCTGCCCGCCGCCTGGCCGGTCGCCGGGACCACCGGCTATGACGCGTTGCACCACATCGACGGGCTCTTCGTGGACCCGGACGGACTGGAGAAGCTGACCGCCCTCTACCGCGCCTTCGCCGCTCCCCCGGCCGACCTGGGCGGCGACTGGGCCGCCACGGTCCGCCGCGCCGCCCATGAGGTGGTCACGCATGAGCTGGCCGCCGAGGTGGAGCGGCTGACCCGCACCGCATCGCGCATCTGCGCGGCCGATCCCCGGCTGCGCGACCACGCGCCCTGGGCGCTGCGCACGGCGATCCGGGAGCTGCTGGTGCGGCTGCCGGTCTACCGTCCGTACGCCTCCGTGGGCGGCCCGCCCGCGACGGACGCCGACGCGGTGATGCTGCGCTCGGCGGCGGCGGACGCCCGGGAGGCGTTCACGGTGGCGCAGGAGGCCCAGGTGGTGCGGGTGGTGCGGGACGCGGCGCTGGGCGGGCTCGGGGACGGCCCGGACCACCGCGACTTCTGCGCCCGCTTCGCCCAGACGGCGGCCGCGCTGCGCGCCAAGTCGGTCGAGGACACCGCCTTCTACCGCTACGCCCCGCTGCTGTCGGCCGCCGAGGTGGGCGGCGATCCGGGGCGGCCGGCCGTGGCCCCCGAGGAGTTCCACGCCTTCGCGGCCCGGCGCTTGAGGGACTGGCCCGCCACCGGCACGGTGCTCTCCACGCATGACACCAAGCGCAGCGCGGACGCCCGCGCCCGGCTCGCGGCGCTCACCGAAGGCCCGGGCTGGTGGGGGCGGACGGTGGAGGAGCTGACCCGCTCGGCCACCGCCCCCGCCCCCGATCCCCATCTGGCCTGGACGGCCTGGCAGACCGCGCTCGCGCTGGGCCACGGGGGCCCCGGAGGCCACGGGGACGCCGAACGGCTGGTCCCGGCCGTGCTCAAGGCGGTGCGCGAGGCGGGGCTGCGGACCACCTGGACGGAGCAGAACGCGGCGTACGAGGAGGAGGTGACCGCCTTCCTGGAGGCCGGGCCCTGCGCGGCCGACCCGTCGGTGTGGGCCGCGATCGACGCCGAACTCGACGGTCCGGCGCGGGCCAACGCGCTCGGCGCCGCCCTGCTCCACCTCACCATGCCGGGCGTCCCTGACCTCTATATGGGCACCGAGCGCGTCTATACGGCCCTCGTCGACCCGGACAACCGCCGCCCGCCCGAGCTGGGCGGCGAACCGGCGGACGGCCCGTCGGCCGAAAAGCTGCTGCTCACCCGGGCGGCGCTGAACCTGCGCCGGGAGCATCCGGGGTGGTTCGGCCCCGGGAGTGCGTATACGCCGCTGCTCGCCTCCGGTCCGTCCGCCGAGCACTGCGTGGCCTTCTTACGGACGGACGGCACGGACAGCACGGACGACGGTGCCGTCACCGTGGTCACCCGGCTGTCGCGGCGGCTGGCGGAGGCGGGCGGCTGGGGCGCCACCCGGCTGCCGCTGCCACCGGGCCCCTGGCAGGACCTGCTGACCGGGCGGACCGCCGAGGGCCCGGCAACGCTGGATGAGCTGCTGTCCCGGCTTCCGGTGGCGCTGCTGGTCCGGATCTGA
- a CDS encoding lytic polysaccharide monooxygenase auxiliary activity family 9 protein, translating to MPRRSLALASSARPPGGSRARRSVLLVLLSVLPALGLVFFSGGSASAHGAPMAPGSRTYLCWKYSLSSTGEVKPTNPACKAAYDKSGATPFYNWFAVLRSDGAGRTKGFIPDGKLCSGAATVYDFSGFDLGSKDWPVTHLTSGKSMQFSYNAWAAHPGSFRSYVTKSPIDPTKPLTWNDLEDQPFNTVTNPPLSGQVGTVDGKYTWTANLPSGKSGRHIIYTVWTRSDSQETFYSCSDVVFDGGNGEVTVPGATSGGGGSDPTDPPGNPPTASCAATQKVTSTWNGGFQAEVTVSNSGATPISSWMVDWTVPSGQRIDSVWNGKLSATGSSASVTNADWNGSLATGASTTFGYTAGGGSPDTTAAPSCMVH from the coding sequence ATGCCTCGACGATCACTGGCACTCGCCTCATCCGCACGCCCGCCGGGCGGCTCCCGCGCGCGCAGGTCCGTACTGCTGGTCCTGCTCTCGGTCCTGCCCGCCCTGGGCCTTGTCTTCTTCTCCGGCGGCAGCGCCTCCGCACACGGCGCACCGATGGCGCCGGGCAGCCGCACCTATCTCTGCTGGAAGTACAGCCTGTCCTCGACCGGTGAGGTCAAGCCGACCAACCCGGCGTGCAAGGCCGCGTACGACAAGAGCGGCGCGACGCCCTTCTACAACTGGTTCGCGGTGCTCCGCTCGGACGGCGCGGGCCGCACCAAGGGGTTCATCCCGGACGGCAAGCTGTGCAGCGGCGCGGCCACCGTCTATGACTTCTCCGGCTTCGACCTGGGCAGCAAGGACTGGCCGGTGACCCATCTGACGTCCGGCAAGTCCATGCAGTTCTCGTACAACGCCTGGGCCGCGCACCCGGGGTCGTTCCGCAGCTATGTCACCAAGAGCCCGATCGACCCGACCAAGCCGCTCACCTGGAACGACCTCGAGGACCAGCCGTTCAACACGGTGACGAACCCGCCGCTGTCCGGTCAGGTCGGCACGGTGGACGGCAAGTACACCTGGACGGCCAATCTGCCCTCCGGCAAGAGCGGACGGCACATCATCTACACCGTGTGGACGCGCTCGGACAGCCAGGAGACCTTCTACAGCTGCTCCGACGTGGTCTTCGACGGCGGCAACGGCGAGGTGACGGTCCCGGGCGCCACCAGCGGCGGCGGTGGCAGCGACCCCACGGACCCGCCGGGCAACCCGCCGACGGCCTCGTGCGCCGCCACCCAGAAGGTGACCAGCACCTGGAACGGCGGCTTCCAGGCCGAGGTGACGGTCTCCAACTCCGGTGCCACGCCCATCTCCTCATGGATGGTCGACTGGACGGTGCCGTCCGGGCAGCGGATCGACAGCGTCTGGAACGGCAAGCTGTCCGCCACCGGTTCCTCGGCCTCGGTCACCAACGCCGACTGGAACGGTTCACTGGCCACCGGGGCGTCGACGACCTTCGGCTATACGGCCGGCGGCGGCTCTCCTGACACAACGGCCGCGCCGAGCTGCATGGTGCACTAG
- a CDS encoding GNAT family N-acetyltransferase — MTDLVIRPLTEGDAQLFHDLHVPALVGRVTLGHTYATVGQGGEYRPDWTWVALREGRVVARAAWWAGPEDSEPIALDWFDFAEGEADAAAELLRTAPLRAEYSLLAPPGWRDRPEVRAAVQARIDAAVAGGLKPLVERYRYEWTPECGLPERPGRLEFRPEPDDAAIEDVLRRIMPGSLDAHDRHAIEQGGADAAVRELMDFFSWCPSPREWRRLAWTPEGELVGIQVPAHNPSGPCVGFIGVVAEQRGHGYAYDLLVECTHDLVERGATKIAAATDQPNLPMAAHFARAGYPITQERINLI, encoded by the coding sequence ATGACCGATCTGGTCATCCGTCCCCTCACCGAGGGCGACGCCCAGCTGTTCCACGATCTGCACGTGCCCGCCCTCGTCGGCCGGGTCACCCTCGGCCACACCTACGCCACCGTCGGCCAGGGCGGCGAGTACCGCCCCGACTGGACCTGGGTGGCGCTGCGCGAGGGGCGGGTCGTGGCCCGCGCCGCGTGGTGGGCCGGGCCGGAGGACTCCGAGCCCATCGCCCTGGACTGGTTCGACTTCGCCGAGGGCGAGGCCGACGCCGCCGCCGAACTGCTGCGCACCGCACCGCTGCGCGCCGAGTACAGCCTGCTGGCCCCGCCCGGCTGGCGCGACCGGCCCGAGGTGCGGGCCGCCGTCCAGGCCCGTATCGACGCCGCCGTGGCGGGCGGGCTCAAGCCCCTGGTCGAGCGCTACCGCTATGAGTGGACGCCGGAATGCGGGCTGCCCGAGCGCCCGGGGCGTCTTGAGTTCCGGCCGGAGCCCGATGACGCGGCGATCGAGGACGTGCTGCGCCGCATCATGCCGGGCTCGCTCGACGCCCACGACCGGCACGCCATCGAACAAGGAGGGGCCGACGCCGCGGTGCGGGAGCTCATGGACTTCTTCTCCTGGTGTCCGTCGCCGCGCGAGTGGCGGCGGCTGGCCTGGACGCCCGAGGGCGAGTTGGTCGGCATCCAGGTGCCCGCGCACAATCCGTCGGGCCCCTGCGTGGGCTTCATAGGGGTCGTCGCCGAGCAGCGCGGCCACGGCTACGCGTACGACCTGCTCGTGGAGTGCACCCACGATCTGGTGGAACGGGGTGCCACGAAGATCGCGGCGGCGACGGACCAGCCCAACCTGCCCATGGCCGCGCACTTCGCCAGGGCGGGGTATCCCATCACCCAGGAGCGCATCAACCTCATCTGA
- the treZ gene encoding malto-oligosyltrehalose trehalohydrolase: MLFEVWAPHAERVGLHVDGRDRPMEPDPGRAGWWRAEAGAGPGTRYGFALDDGPPLPDPRSRRQPDGPEGLSAVVDHSRFRWEREWFGRPLPGAVLYELHIGTFTHEGTFDAAAEQLPHLAELGITHVQLMPVCPFPGTHGWGYDGVAPWAVHEPYGGPEGLARFVDAAHGHGLGVVLDVVHNHLGPSGNRLPAFGPYFTDTHHTPWGAAVNLDAPGSDEVRAYFIGSALAWLRDFRLDGLRLDAVHALRDTRARHFLAELSAAVDALAARTGRPLFLIGESDLNDPRTTAPREAGGHGLHAQWNDDFHHALHTFLTGERQGYYADFAAEGPGALVKTLMGGFFHDGTHSAFRGRRHGSPLNTHTTPAHRLLGYAQTHDQVGNRAVGDRLSARLSPGLLACAAAVVLCAPFTPMLFMGEEWGARTPWQYFTDHQDPELAEAVRSGRRREFAAHGWAAGDVPDPQDPATRLRSCLDWREPEREPHRALLDWYRRLIALRRAEPALTDPTWSYTGLSSGSDGCFSFQRGPLRVLLNPGDRPVKTWLGPRTGEVTEVVAAWRRIELPGPDGMLRLPPETAAVLRCGS; encoded by the coding sequence GTGCTGTTCGAGGTGTGGGCGCCGCACGCCGAGCGGGTCGGGCTCCATGTGGACGGGCGGGACCGCCCCATGGAGCCCGACCCGGGCCGCGCCGGGTGGTGGCGGGCCGAGGCCGGGGCCGGGCCCGGTACGCGGTACGGCTTCGCGCTCGACGACGGCCCGCCGCTCCCCGATCCGCGCTCCCGCCGCCAGCCGGACGGCCCGGAGGGGCTGAGCGCGGTGGTCGACCACTCCCGCTTCCGCTGGGAGCGGGAGTGGTTCGGGCGGCCGCTGCCCGGCGCGGTCCTCTACGAGCTGCACATCGGCACCTTCACCCATGAGGGCACCTTCGACGCGGCGGCCGAACAGCTGCCGCACCTGGCCGAGTTGGGCATCACCCATGTGCAGCTGATGCCGGTCTGCCCGTTCCCCGGGACCCATGGCTGGGGCTACGACGGGGTGGCGCCCTGGGCGGTGCACGAGCCGTACGGCGGGCCGGAGGGGCTGGCGCGCTTCGTGGACGCCGCGCACGGGCACGGCCTCGGCGTGGTCCTCGATGTGGTCCACAACCATCTGGGCCCCTCCGGGAACCGCCTCCCGGCCTTCGGCCCGTACTTCACCGACACCCACCACACCCCCTGGGGCGCGGCGGTCAACCTCGACGCGCCCGGCTCCGACGAGGTGCGCGCGTACTTCATCGGCAGCGCGCTCGCCTGGCTGCGCGACTTCCGCCTCGACGGGCTGCGGCTGGACGCGGTGCACGCGCTGCGCGACACCCGGGCCCGGCACTTCCTGGCCGAGCTGTCGGCCGCCGTGGACGCGCTGGCCGCCCGCACCGGCCGTCCGCTGTTCCTCATCGGCGAGTCCGATCTCAACGATCCGCGCACCACCGCCCCGCGCGAGGCGGGCGGCCACGGTCTGCACGCACAGTGGAACGACGACTTCCACCACGCCCTGCACACCTTCCTCACCGGTGAGCGGCAGGGCTACTACGCCGACTTCGCAGCCGAGGGGCCCGGCGCCCTGGTCAAGACGCTGATGGGCGGCTTCTTCCACGACGGCACCCATTCGGCGTTCCGGGGCCGCCGCCACGGCAGTCCGCTGAACACCCACACCACCCCCGCGCACCGGCTGCTCGGCTACGCCCAGACCCATGACCAGGTGGGCAACCGAGCGGTCGGCGACCGGCTCTCGGCCCGGCTCTCCCCCGGGCTGCTGGCCTGCGCGGCGGCCGTGGTGCTGTGCGCGCCCTTCACCCCCATGCTCTTCATGGGCGAGGAGTGGGGCGCCCGTACGCCCTGGCAGTACTTCACCGACCACCAGGATCCGGAGCTGGCCGAGGCGGTGCGGTCCGGCCGCCGTCGGGAGTTCGCCGCCCACGGCTGGGCGGCGGGGGACGTGCCCGACCCCCAGGACCCGGCCACCCGCCTGCGGTCCTGCCTCGACTGGCGGGAGCCGGAGCGGGAGCCGCACCGGGCGCTGCTCGACTGGTACCGACGGCTGATCGCGCTGCGCCGCGCCGAACCTGCCCTGACCGACCCCACCTGGTCGTACACGGGCCTGTCCTCCGGTTCGGACGGCTGCTTCAGCTTTCAGCGCGGCCCGCTGCGGGTCCTGCTCAACCCGGGCGACCGGCCGGTCAAGACCTGGCTCGGACCCCGGACCGGCGAGGTCACCGAGGTGGTGGCCGCCTGGCGGCGGATCGAGCTGCCGGGCCCGGACGGCATGCTGAGACTGCCGCCCGAGACCGCCGCCGTGCTGCGCTGCGGCTCATGA
- the msrB gene encoding peptide-methionine (R)-S-oxide reductase MsrB, which yields MAYEIDKPEEQWRAELTPQEYHVLREAGTERAFTGEYTDSKAVGVYACRACGAELFRSETKFESHCGWPSFYDPADSSAVELIEDRSHGMVRTEVRCTRCGSHLGHVFSGEGYPTPTDQRYCINSISLRLSPEES from the coding sequence ATGGCGTACGAGATCGACAAGCCGGAGGAGCAGTGGCGTGCGGAGCTGACTCCGCAGGAGTACCACGTGCTGCGGGAGGCCGGTACCGAGCGTGCCTTCACCGGTGAGTACACCGATTCCAAGGCGGTCGGCGTCTACGCCTGCCGGGCGTGCGGGGCGGAGCTCTTCCGCTCGGAGACGAAGTTCGAGAGCCACTGCGGCTGGCCGTCGTTCTACGATCCGGCGGACAGCTCGGCCGTCGAACTGATCGAGGACCGCTCGCACGGCATGGTCCGCACCGAGGTGCGGTGCACCCGCTGCGGTTCCCACCTGGGCCATGTCTTCTCGGGCGAGGGCTACCCCACCCCGACCGACCAGCGGTACTGCATCAACTCCATCTCGCTGCGGCTGAGCCCCGAGGAGAGCTGA
- the murC gene encoding UDP-N-acetylmuramate--L-alanine ligase has protein sequence MAPAGTASDTLDRPHFIGIGGAGMSGVAKVLAMRGARVSGSDTKDSPIVGALRELGATVHIGHSAENLAADATSVVVSSAIRDDNLELVTARERGIPVVHRSDALAALMDGSRPIAVAGTHGKTTTTSMLAVSLRTLGLDPSYVIGGDLDAPGSSALHGDGEIFVAEADESDRSFHKYAPEVAIILNVELDHHANYASMDEIYESFETFVGRVRPGGALVISADHPGARELTARVGGRDGLRVLTYGEEAGADVRVLAIEPHGLTSEVTVRLAESLGAAELTFTVSVPGRHYALNAVAALTAGAALDVPAAELAPALASYTGVKRRLQLKGVAAGVQVIDSYAHHPTEIAADLEAIRGGAGEGRVLVVFQPHLFSRTQELGTEMGQALALADASVVLDIYPAREDPVPGVTSALIIDAAARHGADVTAEHDRNAVPELIAGMAKPGDLVLTMGAGDVTDLGPEILARLQSPEN, from the coding sequence ATGGCACCGGCCGGCACCGCCTCCGACACGCTGGATCGACCGCACTTCATCGGCATCGGCGGCGCCGGGATGTCGGGCGTGGCGAAGGTCCTCGCCATGCGCGGCGCGCGGGTCTCGGGCAGCGACACCAAGGACTCGCCGATCGTCGGGGCGCTGCGTGAGCTCGGCGCGACGGTGCACATCGGCCACTCCGCCGAGAACCTCGCCGCCGACGCCACCAGCGTCGTCGTCTCCAGCGCCATCCGCGACGACAACCTCGAGCTGGTCACGGCCCGGGAGCGCGGCATCCCGGTGGTGCACCGCTCCGACGCGCTCGCCGCGCTGATGGACGGCTCCCGGCCGATCGCGGTCGCGGGCACCCACGGCAAGACGACCACGACCTCGATGCTGGCCGTCTCGCTGCGCACCCTCGGCCTGGACCCGTCCTACGTCATCGGCGGCGATCTGGACGCCCCCGGCTCCAGCGCCCTCCACGGCGACGGCGAGATCTTCGTCGCCGAGGCCGACGAGAGCGACCGCAGCTTCCACAAGTACGCGCCCGAGGTGGCGATCATCCTCAATGTGGAGCTCGACCACCACGCCAACTACGCCTCGATGGACGAGATCTACGAGTCGTTCGAGACGTTCGTCGGCCGGGTCCGGCCCGGCGGCGCGCTGGTGATCTCCGCCGACCACCCCGGCGCCCGTGAGCTGACCGCCCGGGTCGGCGGGCGCGACGGACTGCGGGTGCTCACCTACGGCGAGGAGGCGGGCGCGGACGTGCGGGTCCTGGCCATCGAGCCGCACGGGCTGACCAGCGAGGTCACCGTACGGCTCGCGGAGTCCCTGGGCGCCGCCGAGCTCACCTTCACCGTCTCCGTCCCCGGCCGCCACTACGCGCTCAACGCCGTGGCCGCCCTCACCGCGGGCGCCGCCCTCGACGTCCCGGCCGCCGAGCTGGCCCCCGCCCTCGCCTCGTACACGGGCGTCAAGCGGCGGCTCCAGCTCAAGGGCGTCGCGGCCGGGGTGCAGGTGATCGACTCCTACGCCCACCACCCCACCGAGATCGCCGCGGACCTCGAGGCGATCCGCGGCGGCGCCGGGGAGGGCCGGGTGCTGGTGGTCTTCCAGCCGCATCTGTTCAGCCGCACCCAGGAGCTGGGCACCGAGATGGGCCAGGCGCTCGCGCTCGCCGACGCCTCCGTGGTCCTGGACATCTACCCGGCCCGCGAGGACCCGGTCCCCGGCGTCACCAGCGCCCTGATCATCGACGCCGCGGCCCGACACGGCGCGGATGTGACCGCCGAGCATGACCGGAATGCGGTGCCCGAGCTGATCGCCGGAATGGCGAAGCCCGGTGACCTTGTTCTCACCATGGGCGCCGGCGATGTGACGGACCTCGGTCCGGAGATCCTCGCCCGTCTACAGAGCCCGGAGAACTGA